The following are encoded together in the Anopheles nili chromosome 3, idAnoNiliSN_F5_01, whole genome shotgun sequence genome:
- the LOC128726888 gene encoding acidic leucine-rich nuclear phosphoprotein 32 family member B-like, with translation MAETQFLCDLCGQRYSTFEILMTHNRLKHYHTIKFGCGYCNETFRHEDDLYCHFVLTHHVDPYAKRRCDSAESDEDGYGQMRLISESDDGEEPTESSADDDDDEEEEDEEEEDENNDVELSYNELYVRRKQSAMTQEEISELTDEFKKSVQSAFFTKLRL, from the exons ATGGCTGAAACCCAA TTCCTGTGTGACTTGTGCGGTCAGCGCTACTCCACCTTCGAGATCCTGATGACGCACAACCGCTTGAAGCACTACCATACGATCAAGTTCGGTTGCGGGTATTGCAACGAAACGTTCCGGCACGAGGACGATTTATACTGCCATTTTGTACTGACACATCACGTTGATCCGTACGCGAAGCGCCGTTGCGACAGTGCTGAATCTGATGAGGACGGCTACGGTCAGATGCGACTTATTAGTGAAAGTGATGATGGAGAGGAGCCCACCGAAAGCAgcgctgatgatgacgacgatgaggaggaggaggatgaggaggaggaagaCGAAAACAACGACGTGGAGCTGAGCTACAACGAGCTGTACGTGAGACGGAAACAGAGCGCCATGACCCAGGAGGAAATTTCGGAGCTGACGGACGAGTTCAAGAAGTCGGTCCAGTCGGCCTTCTTCACGAAGCTAAGGTTATAG